The Halichoerus grypus chromosome 15, mHalGry1.hap1.1, whole genome shotgun sequence genome includes a window with the following:
- the PPM1N gene encoding putative protein phosphatase 1N isoform X5: protein MAAFARLLERLLWPARKKQESEEEEEEGHRTQHGPRLLLDAPRCVQRPHGGAAASCGLRFGASAVQGWRAYMEDAHCAWLELPGLPPGWAFFAVLDGHGGTRAALFGARHLPGHVLEALGPAPGEPEGVRGALRQAFLSADARLRALWPRGEPGGSTAVALLVSPRFLYLAHCGDSRAMLSRAGAVAFSTEDHRPLRPRERERIHNAGGIIHRRRLEGSLAVSRALGDFAYKGAPGRPPELQLVSAEPEVTALARQDEDEFLLLASDGVWDAMSGAALAGLVASRLCVGLDPELLCAQLLDTCLCKGSLDNMTCILVCFPGAPRPCEEAIRKELAVDAALGRRVAGAPQPEHGFLDSGLGGHPRFTSWGRAVLQAPGRNWQKGPNGAGKPTGTHSDSSLDLKP from the exons ATGGCTGCCTTTGCCCGCCTGCTGGAGCGTCTCCTCTGGCCAGCTCGCAAAAAACAGGagtcagaagaggaagaggaggaggggcacaggACTCAGCACGGGCCTCGGTTGCTCCTGGACGCGCCGCGATGCGTCCAGCGGCCGCACGGGGGTGCGGCCGCGTCTTGTGGCCTGCGCTTCGGGGCGAGCGCTGTGCAAGGCTGGCGCGCGTACATGGAGGACGCGCATTGCGCTTGGCTCGAGCTGCCCGGGCTACCGCCAGGCTGGGCATTCTTTGCGGTCCTCGACGGCCACGGCGGGACGCGAGCTGCCCTCTTCGGCGCGCGCCACCTGCCGGGCCACGTGCTCGAGGCACTGGGCCCAGCGCCTGGCGAACCCGAGGGAGTGCGCGGGGCGCTACGCCAAGCCTTTCTGAGCGCAGACGCACGGCTGCGTGCGCTCTGGCCTCGGGGCGAGCCGGGGGGCTCCACAGCCGTGGCGTTGCTCGTCTCCCCGCGATTTCTGTACCTGGCGCACTGCGGTGACTCCCGAGCGATGCTGAGTCGCGCCGGCGCCGTGGCCTTCAGCACCGAGGACCATCGGCCCCTCCGGCCCCGGGAACGGGAGCGCATCCACAACGCGGGAGGCATCATCCACCGCCGGCGTCTCGAAGGCTCTCTGGCAGTATCCCGAGCGCTGGGCGACTTTGCTTACAAAGGGGCTCCGGGAAGGCCCCCTGAGCTGCAGCTCGTTTCCGCGGAACCTGAGGTGACCGCCCTGGCTCGCCAGGACGAGGACGAGTTCTTGCTATTGGCCTCCGACGGTGTGTGGGACGCGATGTCTGGCGCTGCCCTGGCGGGACTGGTGGCATCGCGCCTCTGCGTGGGCCTGGACCCGGAGCTTCTCTGCGCGCAGCTACTGGACACGTGTCTGTGCAAG GGCAGCCTGGACAACATGACCTGCATCCTGGTCTGCTTCCCCGGGGCCCCCAGGCCTTGTGAGGAGGCGATCAGGAAGGAGCTAGCGGTGGACGCAGCCCTGGGCCGCAGGGTCGCCG GAGCCCCCCAGCCTGAACACGGTTTTCTGGACTCTGGCCTCGGAGGACATCCCAGATTTACCTCCTGGGGGAGGGCTGTACTGCAA GCCCCAGGACGCAACTGGCAG AAGGGCCCGAATGGGGCTGGAAAGCCCACTGGCACCCATTCAGACTCTTCCTTGGACTTGAAGCCCTGA
- the PPM1N gene encoding putative protein phosphatase 1N isoform X7 yields MAAFARLLERLLWPARKKQESEEEEEEGHRTQHGPRLLLDAPRCVQRPHGGAAASCGLRFGASAVQGWRAYMEDAHCAWLELPGLPPGWAFFAVLDGHGGTRAALFGARHLPGHVLEALGPAPGEPEGVRGALRQAFLSADARLRALWPRGEPGGSTAVALLVSPRFLYLAHCGDSRAMLSRAGAVAFSTEDHRPLRPRERERIHNAGGIIHRRRLEGSLAVSRALGDFAYKGAPGRPPELQLVSAEPEVTALARQDEDEFLLLASDGVWDAMSGAALAGLVASRLCVGLDPELLCAQLLDTCLCKGSLDNMTCILVCFPGAPRPCEEAIRKELAVDAALGRRVAGAPQPEHGFLDSGLGGHPRFTSWGRAVLQKGPNGAGKPTGTHSDSSLDLKP; encoded by the exons ATGGCTGCCTTTGCCCGCCTGCTGGAGCGTCTCCTCTGGCCAGCTCGCAAAAAACAGGagtcagaagaggaagaggaggaggggcacaggACTCAGCACGGGCCTCGGTTGCTCCTGGACGCGCCGCGATGCGTCCAGCGGCCGCACGGGGGTGCGGCCGCGTCTTGTGGCCTGCGCTTCGGGGCGAGCGCTGTGCAAGGCTGGCGCGCGTACATGGAGGACGCGCATTGCGCTTGGCTCGAGCTGCCCGGGCTACCGCCAGGCTGGGCATTCTTTGCGGTCCTCGACGGCCACGGCGGGACGCGAGCTGCCCTCTTCGGCGCGCGCCACCTGCCGGGCCACGTGCTCGAGGCACTGGGCCCAGCGCCTGGCGAACCCGAGGGAGTGCGCGGGGCGCTACGCCAAGCCTTTCTGAGCGCAGACGCACGGCTGCGTGCGCTCTGGCCTCGGGGCGAGCCGGGGGGCTCCACAGCCGTGGCGTTGCTCGTCTCCCCGCGATTTCTGTACCTGGCGCACTGCGGTGACTCCCGAGCGATGCTGAGTCGCGCCGGCGCCGTGGCCTTCAGCACCGAGGACCATCGGCCCCTCCGGCCCCGGGAACGGGAGCGCATCCACAACGCGGGAGGCATCATCCACCGCCGGCGTCTCGAAGGCTCTCTGGCAGTATCCCGAGCGCTGGGCGACTTTGCTTACAAAGGGGCTCCGGGAAGGCCCCCTGAGCTGCAGCTCGTTTCCGCGGAACCTGAGGTGACCGCCCTGGCTCGCCAGGACGAGGACGAGTTCTTGCTATTGGCCTCCGACGGTGTGTGGGACGCGATGTCTGGCGCTGCCCTGGCGGGACTGGTGGCATCGCGCCTCTGCGTGGGCCTGGACCCGGAGCTTCTCTGCGCGCAGCTACTGGACACGTGTCTGTGCAAG GGCAGCCTGGACAACATGACCTGCATCCTGGTCTGCTTCCCCGGGGCCCCCAGGCCTTGTGAGGAGGCGATCAGGAAGGAGCTAGCGGTGGACGCAGCCCTGGGCCGCAGGGTCGCCG GAGCCCCCCAGCCTGAACACGGTTTTCTGGACTCTGGCCTCGGAGGACATCCCAGATTTACCTCCTGGGGGAGGGCTGTACTGCAA AAGGGCCCGAATGGGGCTGGAAAGCCCACTGGCACCCATTCAGACTCTTCCTTGGACTTGAAGCCCTGA
- the PPM1N gene encoding putative protein phosphatase 1N isoform X9, whose amino-acid sequence MAAFARLLERLLWPARKKQESEEEEEEGHRTQHGPRLLLDAPRCVQRPHGGAAASCGLRFGASAVQGWRAYMEDAHCAWLELPGLPPGWAFFAVLDGHGGTRAALFGARHLPGHVLEALGPAPGEPEGVRGALRQAFLSADARLRALWPRGEPGGSTAVALLVSPRFLYLAHCGDSRAMLSRAGAVAFSTEDHRPLRPRERERIHNAGGIIHRRRLEGSLAVSRALGDFAYKGAPGRPPELQLVSAEPEVTALARQDEDEFLLLASDGVWDAMSGAALAGLVASRLCVGLDPELLCAQLLDTCLCKGSLDNMTCILVCFPGAPRPCEEAIRKELAVDAALGRRVAGAPQPEHGFLDSGLGGHPRFTSWGRAVLQP is encoded by the exons ATGGCTGCCTTTGCCCGCCTGCTGGAGCGTCTCCTCTGGCCAGCTCGCAAAAAACAGGagtcagaagaggaagaggaggaggggcacaggACTCAGCACGGGCCTCGGTTGCTCCTGGACGCGCCGCGATGCGTCCAGCGGCCGCACGGGGGTGCGGCCGCGTCTTGTGGCCTGCGCTTCGGGGCGAGCGCTGTGCAAGGCTGGCGCGCGTACATGGAGGACGCGCATTGCGCTTGGCTCGAGCTGCCCGGGCTACCGCCAGGCTGGGCATTCTTTGCGGTCCTCGACGGCCACGGCGGGACGCGAGCTGCCCTCTTCGGCGCGCGCCACCTGCCGGGCCACGTGCTCGAGGCACTGGGCCCAGCGCCTGGCGAACCCGAGGGAGTGCGCGGGGCGCTACGCCAAGCCTTTCTGAGCGCAGACGCACGGCTGCGTGCGCTCTGGCCTCGGGGCGAGCCGGGGGGCTCCACAGCCGTGGCGTTGCTCGTCTCCCCGCGATTTCTGTACCTGGCGCACTGCGGTGACTCCCGAGCGATGCTGAGTCGCGCCGGCGCCGTGGCCTTCAGCACCGAGGACCATCGGCCCCTCCGGCCCCGGGAACGGGAGCGCATCCACAACGCGGGAGGCATCATCCACCGCCGGCGTCTCGAAGGCTCTCTGGCAGTATCCCGAGCGCTGGGCGACTTTGCTTACAAAGGGGCTCCGGGAAGGCCCCCTGAGCTGCAGCTCGTTTCCGCGGAACCTGAGGTGACCGCCCTGGCTCGCCAGGACGAGGACGAGTTCTTGCTATTGGCCTCCGACGGTGTGTGGGACGCGATGTCTGGCGCTGCCCTGGCGGGACTGGTGGCATCGCGCCTCTGCGTGGGCCTGGACCCGGAGCTTCTCTGCGCGCAGCTACTGGACACGTGTCTGTGCAAG GGCAGCCTGGACAACATGACCTGCATCCTGGTCTGCTTCCCCGGGGCCCCCAGGCCTTGTGAGGAGGCGATCAGGAAGGAGCTAGCGGTGGACGCAGCCCTGGGCCGCAGGGTCGCCG GAGCCCCCCAGCCTGAACACGGTTTTCTGGACTCTGGCCTCGGAGGACATCCCAGATTTACCTCCTGGGGGAGGGCTGTACTGCAA CCCTGA
- the PPM1N gene encoding putative protein phosphatase 1N isoform X4 has product MAAFARLLERLLWPARKKQESEEEEEEGHRTQHGPRLLLDAPRCVQRPHGGAAASCGLRFGASAVQGWRAYMEDAHCAWLELPGLPPGWAFFAVLDGHGGTRAALFGARHLPGHVLEALGPAPGEPEGVRGALRQAFLSADARLRALWPRGEPGGSTAVALLVSPRFLYLAHCGDSRAMLSRAGAVAFSTEDHRPLRPRERERIHNAGGIIHRRRLEGSLAVSRALGDFAYKGAPGRPPELQLVSAEPEVTALARQDEDEFLLLASDGVWDAMSGAALAGLVASRLCVGLDPELLCAQLLDTCLCKGSLDNMTCILVCFPGAPRPCEEAIRKELAVDAALGRRVAELCSSAQEPPSLNTVFWTLASEDIPDLPPGGGLYCKPQDATGRRARMGLESPLAPIQTLPWT; this is encoded by the exons ATGGCTGCCTTTGCCCGCCTGCTGGAGCGTCTCCTCTGGCCAGCTCGCAAAAAACAGGagtcagaagaggaagaggaggaggggcacaggACTCAGCACGGGCCTCGGTTGCTCCTGGACGCGCCGCGATGCGTCCAGCGGCCGCACGGGGGTGCGGCCGCGTCTTGTGGCCTGCGCTTCGGGGCGAGCGCTGTGCAAGGCTGGCGCGCGTACATGGAGGACGCGCATTGCGCTTGGCTCGAGCTGCCCGGGCTACCGCCAGGCTGGGCATTCTTTGCGGTCCTCGACGGCCACGGCGGGACGCGAGCTGCCCTCTTCGGCGCGCGCCACCTGCCGGGCCACGTGCTCGAGGCACTGGGCCCAGCGCCTGGCGAACCCGAGGGAGTGCGCGGGGCGCTACGCCAAGCCTTTCTGAGCGCAGACGCACGGCTGCGTGCGCTCTGGCCTCGGGGCGAGCCGGGGGGCTCCACAGCCGTGGCGTTGCTCGTCTCCCCGCGATTTCTGTACCTGGCGCACTGCGGTGACTCCCGAGCGATGCTGAGTCGCGCCGGCGCCGTGGCCTTCAGCACCGAGGACCATCGGCCCCTCCGGCCCCGGGAACGGGAGCGCATCCACAACGCGGGAGGCATCATCCACCGCCGGCGTCTCGAAGGCTCTCTGGCAGTATCCCGAGCGCTGGGCGACTTTGCTTACAAAGGGGCTCCGGGAAGGCCCCCTGAGCTGCAGCTCGTTTCCGCGGAACCTGAGGTGACCGCCCTGGCTCGCCAGGACGAGGACGAGTTCTTGCTATTGGCCTCCGACGGTGTGTGGGACGCGATGTCTGGCGCTGCCCTGGCGGGACTGGTGGCATCGCGCCTCTGCGTGGGCCTGGACCCGGAGCTTCTCTGCGCGCAGCTACTGGACACGTGTCTGTGCAAG GGCAGCCTGGACAACATGACCTGCATCCTGGTCTGCTTCCCCGGGGCCCCCAGGCCTTGTGAGGAGGCGATCAGGAAGGAGCTAGCGGTGGACGCAGCCCTGGGCCGCAGGGTCGCCG AGCTGTGTTCCTCTGCTCAGGAGCCCCCCAGCCTGAACACGGTTTTCTGGACTCTGGCCTCGGAGGACATCCCAGATTTACCTCCTGGGGGAGGGCTGTACTGCAA GCCCCAGGACGCAACTGGCAG AAGGGCCCGAATGGGGCTGGAAAGCCCACTGGCACCCATTCAGACTCTTCCTTGGACTTGA
- the PPM1N gene encoding putative protein phosphatase 1N isoform X2, with the protein MAAFARLLERLLWPARKKQESEEEEEEGHRTQHGPRLLLDAPRCVQRPHGGAAASCGLRFGASAVQGWRAYMEDAHCAWLELPGLPPGWAFFAVLDGHGGTRAALFGARHLPGHVLEALGPAPGEPEGVRGALRQAFLSADARLRALWPRGEPGGSTAVALLVSPRFLYLAHCGDSRAMLSRAGAVAFSTEDHRPLRPRERERIHNAGGIIHRRRLEGSLAVSRALGDFAYKGAPGRPPELQLVSAEPEVTALARQDEDEFLLLASDGVWDAMSGAALAGLVASRLCVGLDPELLCAQLLDTCLCKGSLDNMTCILVCFPGAPRPCEEAIRKELAVDAALGRRVAELCSSAQEPPSLNTVFWTLASEDIPDLPPGGGLYCKAAVLAEAYSQLCQAPGRNWQKGPNGAGKPTGTHSDSSLDLKP; encoded by the exons ATGGCTGCCTTTGCCCGCCTGCTGGAGCGTCTCCTCTGGCCAGCTCGCAAAAAACAGGagtcagaagaggaagaggaggaggggcacaggACTCAGCACGGGCCTCGGTTGCTCCTGGACGCGCCGCGATGCGTCCAGCGGCCGCACGGGGGTGCGGCCGCGTCTTGTGGCCTGCGCTTCGGGGCGAGCGCTGTGCAAGGCTGGCGCGCGTACATGGAGGACGCGCATTGCGCTTGGCTCGAGCTGCCCGGGCTACCGCCAGGCTGGGCATTCTTTGCGGTCCTCGACGGCCACGGCGGGACGCGAGCTGCCCTCTTCGGCGCGCGCCACCTGCCGGGCCACGTGCTCGAGGCACTGGGCCCAGCGCCTGGCGAACCCGAGGGAGTGCGCGGGGCGCTACGCCAAGCCTTTCTGAGCGCAGACGCACGGCTGCGTGCGCTCTGGCCTCGGGGCGAGCCGGGGGGCTCCACAGCCGTGGCGTTGCTCGTCTCCCCGCGATTTCTGTACCTGGCGCACTGCGGTGACTCCCGAGCGATGCTGAGTCGCGCCGGCGCCGTGGCCTTCAGCACCGAGGACCATCGGCCCCTCCGGCCCCGGGAACGGGAGCGCATCCACAACGCGGGAGGCATCATCCACCGCCGGCGTCTCGAAGGCTCTCTGGCAGTATCCCGAGCGCTGGGCGACTTTGCTTACAAAGGGGCTCCGGGAAGGCCCCCTGAGCTGCAGCTCGTTTCCGCGGAACCTGAGGTGACCGCCCTGGCTCGCCAGGACGAGGACGAGTTCTTGCTATTGGCCTCCGACGGTGTGTGGGACGCGATGTCTGGCGCTGCCCTGGCGGGACTGGTGGCATCGCGCCTCTGCGTGGGCCTGGACCCGGAGCTTCTCTGCGCGCAGCTACTGGACACGTGTCTGTGCAAG GGCAGCCTGGACAACATGACCTGCATCCTGGTCTGCTTCCCCGGGGCCCCCAGGCCTTGTGAGGAGGCGATCAGGAAGGAGCTAGCGGTGGACGCAGCCCTGGGCCGCAGGGTCGCCG AGCTGTGTTCCTCTGCTCAGGAGCCCCCCAGCCTGAACACGGTTTTCTGGACTCTGGCCTCGGAGGACATCCCAGATTTACCTCCTGGGGGAGGGCTGTACTGCAA GGCTGCTGTCCTTGCTGAAGCTTATTCTCAGCTCTGCCAGGCCCCAGGACGCAACTGGCAG AAGGGCCCGAATGGGGCTGGAAAGCCCACTGGCACCCATTCAGACTCTTCCTTGGACTTGAAGCCCTGA
- the PPM1N gene encoding putative protein phosphatase 1N isoform X3, giving the protein MAAFARLLERLLWPARKKQESEEEEEEGHRTQHGPRLLLDAPRCVQRPHGGAAASCGLRFGASAVQGWRAYMEDAHCAWLELPGLPPGWAFFAVLDGHGGTRAALFGARHLPGHVLEALGPAPGEPEGVRGALRQAFLSADARLRALWPRGEPGGSTAVALLVSPRFLYLAHCGDSRAMLSRAGAVAFSTEDHRPLRPRERERIHNAGGIIHRRRLEGSLAVSRALGDFAYKGAPGRPPELQLVSAEPEVTALARQDEDEFLLLASDGVWDAMSGAALAGLVASRLCVGLDPELLCAQLLDTCLCKGSLDNMTCILVCFPGAPRPCEEAIRKELAVDAALGRRVAELCSSAQEPPSLNTVFWTLASEDIPDLPPGGGLYCNSARPQDATGRRARMGLESPLAPIQTLPWT; this is encoded by the exons ATGGCTGCCTTTGCCCGCCTGCTGGAGCGTCTCCTCTGGCCAGCTCGCAAAAAACAGGagtcagaagaggaagaggaggaggggcacaggACTCAGCACGGGCCTCGGTTGCTCCTGGACGCGCCGCGATGCGTCCAGCGGCCGCACGGGGGTGCGGCCGCGTCTTGTGGCCTGCGCTTCGGGGCGAGCGCTGTGCAAGGCTGGCGCGCGTACATGGAGGACGCGCATTGCGCTTGGCTCGAGCTGCCCGGGCTACCGCCAGGCTGGGCATTCTTTGCGGTCCTCGACGGCCACGGCGGGACGCGAGCTGCCCTCTTCGGCGCGCGCCACCTGCCGGGCCACGTGCTCGAGGCACTGGGCCCAGCGCCTGGCGAACCCGAGGGAGTGCGCGGGGCGCTACGCCAAGCCTTTCTGAGCGCAGACGCACGGCTGCGTGCGCTCTGGCCTCGGGGCGAGCCGGGGGGCTCCACAGCCGTGGCGTTGCTCGTCTCCCCGCGATTTCTGTACCTGGCGCACTGCGGTGACTCCCGAGCGATGCTGAGTCGCGCCGGCGCCGTGGCCTTCAGCACCGAGGACCATCGGCCCCTCCGGCCCCGGGAACGGGAGCGCATCCACAACGCGGGAGGCATCATCCACCGCCGGCGTCTCGAAGGCTCTCTGGCAGTATCCCGAGCGCTGGGCGACTTTGCTTACAAAGGGGCTCCGGGAAGGCCCCCTGAGCTGCAGCTCGTTTCCGCGGAACCTGAGGTGACCGCCCTGGCTCGCCAGGACGAGGACGAGTTCTTGCTATTGGCCTCCGACGGTGTGTGGGACGCGATGTCTGGCGCTGCCCTGGCGGGACTGGTGGCATCGCGCCTCTGCGTGGGCCTGGACCCGGAGCTTCTCTGCGCGCAGCTACTGGACACGTGTCTGTGCAAG GGCAGCCTGGACAACATGACCTGCATCCTGGTCTGCTTCCCCGGGGCCCCCAGGCCTTGTGAGGAGGCGATCAGGAAGGAGCTAGCGGTGGACGCAGCCCTGGGCCGCAGGGTCGCCG AGCTGTGTTCCTCTGCTCAGGAGCCCCCCAGCCTGAACACGGTTTTCTGGACTCTGGCCTCGGAGGACATCCCAGATTTACCTCCTGGGGGAGGGCTGTACTGCAA CTCTGCCAGGCCCCAGGACGCAACTGGCAG AAGGGCCCGAATGGGGCTGGAAAGCCCACTGGCACCCATTCAGACTCTTCCTTGGACTTGA
- the PPM1N gene encoding putative protein phosphatase 1N isoform X1: MAAFARLLERLLWPARKKQESEEEEEEGHRTQHGPRLLLDAPRCVQRPHGGAAASCGLRFGASAVQGWRAYMEDAHCAWLELPGLPPGWAFFAVLDGHGGTRAALFGARHLPGHVLEALGPAPGEPEGVRGALRQAFLSADARLRALWPRGEPGGSTAVALLVSPRFLYLAHCGDSRAMLSRAGAVAFSTEDHRPLRPRERERIHNAGGIIHRRRLEGSLAVSRALGDFAYKGAPGRPPELQLVSAEPEVTALARQDEDEFLLLASDGVWDAMSGAALAGLVASRLCVGLDPELLCAQLLDTCLCKGSLDNMTCILVCFPGAPRPCEEAIRKELAVDAALGRRVAELCSSAQEPPSLNTVFWTLASEDIPDLPPGGGLYCNPDSRCPLGILCPAAASKELRKRTSSPATQTSGRKTNGWRNPGMLISPSPPSLSQKVL; the protein is encoded by the exons ATGGCTGCCTTTGCCCGCCTGCTGGAGCGTCTCCTCTGGCCAGCTCGCAAAAAACAGGagtcagaagaggaagaggaggaggggcacaggACTCAGCACGGGCCTCGGTTGCTCCTGGACGCGCCGCGATGCGTCCAGCGGCCGCACGGGGGTGCGGCCGCGTCTTGTGGCCTGCGCTTCGGGGCGAGCGCTGTGCAAGGCTGGCGCGCGTACATGGAGGACGCGCATTGCGCTTGGCTCGAGCTGCCCGGGCTACCGCCAGGCTGGGCATTCTTTGCGGTCCTCGACGGCCACGGCGGGACGCGAGCTGCCCTCTTCGGCGCGCGCCACCTGCCGGGCCACGTGCTCGAGGCACTGGGCCCAGCGCCTGGCGAACCCGAGGGAGTGCGCGGGGCGCTACGCCAAGCCTTTCTGAGCGCAGACGCACGGCTGCGTGCGCTCTGGCCTCGGGGCGAGCCGGGGGGCTCCACAGCCGTGGCGTTGCTCGTCTCCCCGCGATTTCTGTACCTGGCGCACTGCGGTGACTCCCGAGCGATGCTGAGTCGCGCCGGCGCCGTGGCCTTCAGCACCGAGGACCATCGGCCCCTCCGGCCCCGGGAACGGGAGCGCATCCACAACGCGGGAGGCATCATCCACCGCCGGCGTCTCGAAGGCTCTCTGGCAGTATCCCGAGCGCTGGGCGACTTTGCTTACAAAGGGGCTCCGGGAAGGCCCCCTGAGCTGCAGCTCGTTTCCGCGGAACCTGAGGTGACCGCCCTGGCTCGCCAGGACGAGGACGAGTTCTTGCTATTGGCCTCCGACGGTGTGTGGGACGCGATGTCTGGCGCTGCCCTGGCGGGACTGGTGGCATCGCGCCTCTGCGTGGGCCTGGACCCGGAGCTTCTCTGCGCGCAGCTACTGGACACGTGTCTGTGCAAG GGCAGCCTGGACAACATGACCTGCATCCTGGTCTGCTTCCCCGGGGCCCCCAGGCCTTGTGAGGAGGCGATCAGGAAGGAGCTAGCGGTGGACGCAGCCCTGGGCCGCAGGGTCGCCG AGCTGTGTTCCTCTGCTCAGGAGCCCCCCAGCCTGAACACGGTTTTCTGGACTCTGGCCTCGGAGGACATCCCAGATTTACCTCCTGGGGGAGGGCTGTACTGCAA CCCTGACAGCCGTTGCCCTTTGGGGATCCTCTGCCCAGCCGCGGCCTCAAAGGAACTAAGGAAGAGAACCTCTTCCCCAGCTACACAGACCAGCGGAAGGAAGACAAACGGATGGAGGAACCCCGGAATGCttatttccccttctcctccttccctctcacaGAAAGTCTTATGA
- the PPM1N gene encoding putative protein phosphatase 1N isoform X6, with product MAAFARLLERLLWPARKKQESEEEEEEGHRTQHGPRLLLDAPRCVQRPHGGAAASCGLRFGASAVQGWRAYMEDAHCAWLELPGLPPGWAFFAVLDGHGGTRAALFGARHLPGHVLEALGPAPGEPEGVRGALRQAFLSADARLRALWPRGEPGGSTAVALLVSPRFLYLAHCGDSRAMLSRAGAVAFSTEDHRPLRPRERERIHNAGGIIHRRRLEGSLAVSRALGDFAYKGAPGRPPELQLVSAEPEVTALARQDEDEFLLLASDGVWDAMSGAALAGLVASRLCVGLDPELLCAQLLDTCLCKGSLDNMTCILVCFPGAPRPCEEAIRKELAVDAALGRRVAELCSSAQEPPSLNTVFWTLASEDIPDLPPGGGLYCKRARMGLESPLAPIQTLPWT from the exons ATGGCTGCCTTTGCCCGCCTGCTGGAGCGTCTCCTCTGGCCAGCTCGCAAAAAACAGGagtcagaagaggaagaggaggaggggcacaggACTCAGCACGGGCCTCGGTTGCTCCTGGACGCGCCGCGATGCGTCCAGCGGCCGCACGGGGGTGCGGCCGCGTCTTGTGGCCTGCGCTTCGGGGCGAGCGCTGTGCAAGGCTGGCGCGCGTACATGGAGGACGCGCATTGCGCTTGGCTCGAGCTGCCCGGGCTACCGCCAGGCTGGGCATTCTTTGCGGTCCTCGACGGCCACGGCGGGACGCGAGCTGCCCTCTTCGGCGCGCGCCACCTGCCGGGCCACGTGCTCGAGGCACTGGGCCCAGCGCCTGGCGAACCCGAGGGAGTGCGCGGGGCGCTACGCCAAGCCTTTCTGAGCGCAGACGCACGGCTGCGTGCGCTCTGGCCTCGGGGCGAGCCGGGGGGCTCCACAGCCGTGGCGTTGCTCGTCTCCCCGCGATTTCTGTACCTGGCGCACTGCGGTGACTCCCGAGCGATGCTGAGTCGCGCCGGCGCCGTGGCCTTCAGCACCGAGGACCATCGGCCCCTCCGGCCCCGGGAACGGGAGCGCATCCACAACGCGGGAGGCATCATCCACCGCCGGCGTCTCGAAGGCTCTCTGGCAGTATCCCGAGCGCTGGGCGACTTTGCTTACAAAGGGGCTCCGGGAAGGCCCCCTGAGCTGCAGCTCGTTTCCGCGGAACCTGAGGTGACCGCCCTGGCTCGCCAGGACGAGGACGAGTTCTTGCTATTGGCCTCCGACGGTGTGTGGGACGCGATGTCTGGCGCTGCCCTGGCGGGACTGGTGGCATCGCGCCTCTGCGTGGGCCTGGACCCGGAGCTTCTCTGCGCGCAGCTACTGGACACGTGTCTGTGCAAG GGCAGCCTGGACAACATGACCTGCATCCTGGTCTGCTTCCCCGGGGCCCCCAGGCCTTGTGAGGAGGCGATCAGGAAGGAGCTAGCGGTGGACGCAGCCCTGGGCCGCAGGGTCGCCG AGCTGTGTTCCTCTGCTCAGGAGCCCCCCAGCCTGAACACGGTTTTCTGGACTCTGGCCTCGGAGGACATCCCAGATTTACCTCCTGGGGGAGGGCTGTACTGCAA AAGGGCCCGAATGGGGCTGGAAAGCCCACTGGCACCCATTCAGACTCTTCCTTGGACTTGA